The following are from one region of the Actinoplanes sp. L3-i22 genome:
- a CDS encoding YjbQ family protein → MRTEVLTVRTGDSPAVVDITREAERFVAAEKDGLLHVFVPHATAGLAIIETGAGSDEDLLTAIDDLLPAADKWRHRHGSRGHGRDHVLPAWIPPYASLPVLDGRIALGTWQSICLVDPNGDNPVRQVRFSFLTG, encoded by the coding sequence ATGCGTACCGAAGTGCTCACCGTGCGGACCGGGGACTCCCCCGCGGTCGTCGACATCACCCGCGAGGCGGAACGATTCGTGGCCGCCGAGAAGGACGGCTTGCTGCACGTCTTCGTGCCACACGCGACGGCCGGGCTGGCGATCATCGAGACCGGGGCGGGTTCCGACGAGGACCTGCTGACCGCGATCGACGACCTGCTGCCGGCCGCGGACAAATGGCGGCACCGGCACGGATCCCGTGGACATGGCCGGGATCACGTTCTGCCGGCGTGGATCCCGCCGTACGCCAGCCTTCCGGTTCTCGATGGTCGCATCGCCCTCGGCACCTGGCAGTCGATCTGCCTGGTGGATCCCAATGGGGACAACCCGGTGCGGCAGGTGCGGTTCTCCTTCCTCACCGGGTGA
- a CDS encoding methyl-accepting chemotaxis protein: MRLRISHQLLILGLGSVLVTALVLVLVGAWQSGRFANSTERAVTRSNEADLDRATADVSTLVSSVGDEVQREVDLGMHAADGLLAQHGGMKLSGQTAVWTATNQVSQAKKRVTLPRVVVDGAWLGQNTDAKRATPFVDDTADLVGGAVTFFQRIDSAGDLLRVATTVKAKTGARAIGTYIPATGADGKPNAVAAAISSGKGYRGVAQVVDTPYITAYDPIKDRAGKVIGALFVGVPQSDALANLTAAIAASHIRENGWVTVYSTSAADRGRVVASSLTDASGDLTATDANGAKYVEEIVTQAPQLTGGATWRTGYRLPGAAGAAAGNTTTTVAYYQPYQWAIAVGGYDADAAKAITAVRAGRSTMLSAFVLAAVLLALLGAAAAYFQASRIARRVGALTGALKRLAARDLTATVADRGRDEIGQASAALNTAATELRAVMAEVTTASSEVAGTAQRVAGAGAELSSAAETAASRAGQVTGSASTVSHVVQTVAAGAEQMGASISEISRNAQEAAQAGRDGVGLTSAAAGVVDELRESTTKITDVVRLIATIAEQTNLLALNATIEAARAGETGKGFAVVANEVKELAQETARATEDVTARVAAIEADTARAVDSIGAISARIAQVNDYQTAIAAAVEEQAATTAEMARNIAEAAGGSREIADGISSVSGAVDGTRDSVATAQRAADELNATAQRLTGLVGRFTV; the protein is encoded by the coding sequence GTGCGGCTTCGTATCAGCCACCAGCTCCTGATCCTCGGCCTGGGCAGTGTCCTGGTCACCGCGCTCGTGCTGGTGCTCGTCGGCGCCTGGCAGAGCGGCCGGTTCGCGAACAGCACCGAGCGCGCGGTGACCCGGTCGAACGAGGCGGACCTGGACCGGGCCACCGCCGACGTCAGCACCCTGGTCTCCTCGGTCGGCGACGAGGTGCAGCGCGAGGTGGACCTCGGCATGCACGCCGCCGACGGGCTGCTCGCCCAGCACGGCGGGATGAAGCTGTCCGGGCAGACCGCCGTCTGGACCGCGACCAACCAGGTCAGCCAGGCCAAGAAGCGGGTGACGCTGCCCCGGGTCGTGGTGGACGGCGCCTGGCTCGGGCAGAACACCGACGCGAAACGGGCCACCCCGTTCGTCGACGACACCGCCGACCTGGTCGGCGGGGCGGTCACGTTCTTCCAGCGGATCGACTCCGCCGGGGACCTGCTGCGGGTGGCGACCACGGTGAAGGCGAAGACCGGGGCGCGGGCGATCGGCACGTACATCCCGGCGACCGGGGCGGACGGGAAGCCGAACGCGGTGGCGGCGGCGATCAGCTCCGGCAAGGGGTACCGGGGCGTGGCGCAGGTGGTGGACACGCCGTACATCACCGCGTACGACCCGATCAAGGACCGCGCCGGGAAGGTGATCGGCGCGCTCTTCGTCGGGGTGCCGCAGAGCGACGCGCTGGCGAACCTGACCGCCGCGATCGCCGCCTCGCACATCCGGGAGAACGGCTGGGTCACCGTCTACAGCACCTCGGCCGCGGACCGGGGGCGGGTGGTGGCGTCCAGCCTGACCGACGCGTCCGGCGACCTCACCGCGACCGACGCGAACGGCGCCAAGTACGTCGAGGAGATCGTCACCCAGGCGCCCCAGCTCACCGGCGGGGCGACCTGGCGGACCGGCTACCGGCTGCCGGGGGCGGCCGGGGCGGCGGCCGGGAACACCACGACGACGGTCGCGTACTACCAGCCGTACCAGTGGGCGATCGCGGTCGGCGGGTACGACGCCGACGCCGCCAAGGCGATCACCGCGGTCCGGGCCGGCCGGAGCACCATGCTCAGCGCGTTCGTGCTCGCCGCGGTGCTCCTGGCGCTGCTCGGGGCGGCCGCGGCGTACTTCCAGGCGTCCCGGATCGCCCGGCGGGTGGGCGCGCTGACCGGCGCGCTGAAGCGGCTCGCCGCCCGCGACCTCACGGCGACCGTGGCGGACCGCGGCCGGGACGAGATCGGGCAGGCCTCCGCGGCGCTGAACACCGCGGCCACCGAGCTGCGGGCGGTGATGGCCGAGGTGACCACGGCCTCGTCGGAGGTGGCCGGCACCGCCCAGCGGGTGGCCGGCGCGGGTGCCGAGCTCTCCTCGGCCGCCGAGACCGCCGCGTCCCGGGCCGGCCAGGTGACCGGCTCGGCCTCGACGGTGTCGCACGTGGTGCAGACGGTGGCCGCCGGCGCCGAGCAGATGGGCGCGTCGATCAGCGAGATCTCGCGCAACGCGCAGGAGGCCGCGCAGGCCGGCCGGGACGGGGTCGGCCTGACCTCGGCGGCCGCCGGGGTGGTCGACGAGCTGCGGGAGTCCACCACGAAGATCACCGACGTGGTCCGGCTGATCGCCACGATCGCCGAGCAGACGAACCTGCTGGCGCTGAACGCGACGATCGAGGCGGCCCGGGCCGGCGAGACCGGCAAGGGCTTCGCGGTGGTCGCGAACGAGGTCAAGGAGCTGGCCCAGGAGACCGCCCGGGCGACCGAGGACGTGACCGCGCGGGTCGCCGCGATCGAGGCCGACACGGCTCGCGCGGTCGACTCGATCGGCGCCATCTCGGCCCGGATCGCGCAGGTCAACGACTATCAGACGGCGATCGCCGCGGCGGTCGAGGAGCAGGCCGCCACGACCGCCGAGATGGCCCGCAACATCGCCGAGGCGGCCGGCGGGAGCCGGGAGATCGCGGACGGGATCAGCTCGGTCAGCGGCGCGGTGGACGGGACCCGGGACTCGGTCGCCACCGCCCAGCGGGCCGCCGACGAGCTGAACGCCACCGCGCAGCGGCTGACCGGCCTGGTCGGGCGCTTCACCGTCTAG
- a CDS encoding peroxiredoxin, with the protein MPIEVGVPAPDFLLKDQNNQEVRLSGFHSRKAVLLVFYPLAFSRRCHGELTEIQERRADYVNDRVQVLTVSVDSVYGHKVWAEQEGFDFPLLADFWPHGAVARAYGVFDEETGIANRGTFLIGADGMIRFAEMTGPGETRDQSGWRAALATLTP; encoded by the coding sequence ATGCCGATCGAGGTGGGCGTGCCGGCGCCGGATTTCCTGCTCAAGGATCAGAACAACCAGGAGGTACGCCTCAGCGGCTTCCACAGCCGCAAGGCGGTCCTGCTGGTGTTCTATCCGCTGGCGTTCAGCCGGCGCTGCCACGGCGAGCTGACCGAGATCCAGGAACGCCGGGCCGACTACGTCAACGATCGGGTGCAGGTGCTGACGGTCAGCGTGGACTCGGTCTACGGCCACAAGGTCTGGGCCGAGCAGGAGGGCTTCGACTTCCCCCTGCTCGCCGACTTCTGGCCGCACGGGGCGGTGGCCCGCGCCTACGGCGTCTTCGACGAGGAGACCGGCATCGCCAACCGCGGCACGTTCCTGATCGGCGCGGACGGCATGATCCGCTTCGCCGAGATGACCGGCCCGGGCGAGACCCGCGACCAGTCCGGCTGGCGCGCCGCCCTCGCCACCCTGACCCCCTGA
- a CDS encoding DUF3052 domain-containing protein, protein MSATAGQADGVRSLADRFGFEPSMVVMEMGYDDDVDEELRDALTERVGDLVDEDTDEVVDAVLLWYRDGDGDLFELLTDALGPLADNGVVWLLTPKAGRDGHVEPSEISESAPTAGLQQTSTVNAGKDWTGARLVSPRGAAKKK, encoded by the coding sequence GTGAGCGCGACCGCGGGTCAGGCCGACGGCGTACGCAGCCTGGCGGACCGGTTCGGCTTCGAGCCGAGCATGGTGGTCATGGAGATGGGCTACGACGACGATGTCGACGAAGAGCTCCGTGACGCCCTGACCGAACGCGTCGGTGATTTGGTCGACGAGGACACCGACGAGGTCGTCGATGCGGTGCTGTTGTGGTACCGCGACGGCGACGGTGATCTGTTCGAGCTGCTCACCGACGCACTTGGCCCCCTCGCCGACAACGGTGTGGTGTGGTTGCTGACCCCGAAAGCCGGGCGTGACGGGCACGTCGAACCGAGCGAGATCAGTGAGTCGGCACCCACCGCCGGCCTGCAGCAGACCTCGACGGTGAACGCCGGCAAGGACTGGACCGGGGCTCGGCTGGTCTCTCCGCGAGGCGCCGCCAAGAAGAAGTAG
- a CDS encoding DUF402 domain-containing protein yields the protein MGVDAVDLVLRKYDGRPHRRVTGRLLGEDEFGTWIGTPRGTLVRYSYGLRRMSWTSSDSVRLIPRDAWWMAMFSAEPSRSEIYCDVITPARRTRPAEFTVVDLDLDVIRMRAGGRVVIDDEDEFAAHTVRFGYPAEVVAAATGAVTELHAALTGGAEPFAGRYREWLARATGPAHRWPRLR from the coding sequence GTGGGCGTGGACGCGGTCGACCTGGTGTTGCGCAAGTACGACGGCCGCCCGCACCGCCGGGTCACCGGCCGCCTGCTCGGCGAGGACGAGTTCGGCACCTGGATCGGCACCCCGCGCGGCACCCTGGTGCGCTACAGCTACGGCCTGCGGCGGATGTCCTGGACCAGCTCCGACTCGGTCCGGCTGATCCCCCGGGACGCCTGGTGGATGGCGATGTTCTCGGCCGAGCCGAGCCGCTCGGAGATCTACTGTGACGTGATCACCCCGGCCCGGCGGACCAGGCCGGCCGAGTTCACCGTGGTCGACCTGGACCTCGACGTGATCCGGATGCGGGCCGGCGGCCGGGTGGTGATCGACGACGAGGACGAGTTCGCCGCGCACACCGTGCGCTTCGGCTATCCGGCCGAGGTGGTGGCCGCGGCCACCGGGGCGGTCACCGAGCTGCACGCCGCGCTGACCGGCGGCGCCGAGCCGTTCGCCGGGCGATACCGCGAGTGGCTGGCCCGCGCCACCGGCCCGGCCCACCGATGGCCCCGGCTCCGCTGA
- a CDS encoding transketolase C-terminal domain-containing protein, whose translation MIGIRWVAGLAPVRDADFVTTPQNLDERFRDAVSALRIPEHRRAPGDPVRDGTTLTGARALELFDAQLTSRHLDLAARWLRSFNEGFHTVGSAGHEGNAAVAAALRGDDPALPHDRAGAFYCARAGQSARENRVQRLEEAARDILRGIVASVRDPISGGRDKVFGNAELHLVPVISTPAGHLPRAVGLAYGLSHSPDPRWPSDAIVAAGFGDDGVDQPGATAALHAAGWHDRADQRIPLLLICEDDAPGGPAPDGWVAAVLRGRPGVRYSYADGCDLAATYDAAVEAAEYVRRERRPAVLHLGTIRLLEDPGDPETGPELDRDPLVGTARLLVEAGLLGPDDVITRYDEVGWQVRKAAEEVLGEPKLATVGEIVASLAPRRPLRVAHAIADAASRATGPAAANRSRVFGGSLPEQAGAMTLAQTVNATLTDALAARPHLRIFGPGTTRGGRHGVTAGLRERGGDRVFDTLADATSVLGLALGAGLAGLLPVPELPGLAALHSGEDQLRVEAATMSFLSSGAYRNPMVLRIPALADPYGLGGPLANDNSVAVLRDVPGLVVAVPARAQDAAPMLRTCLAAAEVDGSVCVFLEPAALYQTRDLYQQGDNEWLAAYPGPDRWAGEHAPIGRARIYTLGTAQDLTIVTYGGGVRMSLRVAARLAADGYGTRVVDLRWLNPLPVADLVRESLATGRVLIVDETRRSGGVGEGVLAALVDGAFVGSARRVAAADAPVPLGPAAQHVLVGEDAITQGAQALLAR comes from the coding sequence ATGATCGGAATCCGGTGGGTGGCAGGGCTCGCCCCGGTCCGCGATGCTGACTTCGTGACCACCCCGCAAAACCTCGACGAGCGGTTCCGCGATGCGGTCTCGGCCCTGCGGATCCCGGAGCACCGGCGCGCCCCCGGCGACCCGGTCCGCGACGGGACCACGCTGACCGGCGCCCGTGCCCTGGAGCTCTTCGACGCCCAACTGACCAGCCGTCACCTCGATCTCGCCGCGCGCTGGCTGCGCAGCTTCAACGAGGGCTTCCACACCGTCGGCTCGGCCGGCCACGAGGGGAACGCCGCCGTCGCCGCCGCGCTGCGCGGCGACGATCCGGCGCTGCCGCACGACCGGGCCGGGGCGTTCTACTGCGCCCGGGCCGGCCAGTCCGCCCGGGAGAACCGCGTGCAGCGGCTCGAGGAGGCCGCCCGGGACATCCTGCGCGGCATCGTGGCCTCGGTCCGCGATCCGATCAGCGGCGGCCGGGACAAGGTCTTCGGCAACGCCGAGCTGCATCTGGTCCCGGTGATCTCGACGCCGGCGGGTCACCTGCCGCGCGCGGTCGGGCTGGCGTACGGACTGAGCCACTCGCCCGACCCGCGCTGGCCCTCCGACGCGATCGTCGCGGCCGGCTTCGGCGACGACGGGGTCGACCAGCCCGGGGCGACCGCGGCCCTGCACGCCGCCGGCTGGCACGACCGGGCCGACCAGCGGATCCCGCTGCTGCTGATCTGCGAGGACGACGCGCCCGGCGGGCCGGCCCCGGACGGCTGGGTGGCCGCGGTGCTCCGCGGACGGCCGGGGGTGCGGTACTCGTACGCGGACGGGTGTGATCTCGCCGCCACCTACGACGCGGCGGTCGAGGCGGCGGAGTACGTCCGCCGCGAGCGCCGTCCCGCGGTCCTGCACCTGGGCACGATCCGGCTGCTGGAGGATCCCGGCGACCCGGAGACCGGCCCGGAGCTGGACCGCGACCCGCTGGTCGGCACCGCCCGCCTCCTGGTCGAGGCCGGCCTGCTCGGCCCGGACGACGTGATCACCCGCTACGACGAGGTCGGCTGGCAGGTCCGCAAGGCCGCCGAGGAGGTGCTCGGCGAGCCGAAACTGGCCACCGTCGGGGAGATCGTGGCCTCGCTCGCCCCGCGCCGGCCGCTGCGGGTCGCGCACGCCATCGCCGACGCGGCGAGCCGGGCCACCGGGCCGGCCGCGGCGAACCGCTCCCGGGTCTTCGGCGGGAGCCTGCCCGAGCAGGCCGGGGCGATGACCCTGGCGCAGACCGTCAACGCCACCCTCACCGACGCCCTGGCCGCCCGCCCGCATCTGCGGATCTTCGGCCCGGGCACCACCCGTGGCGGGCGCCACGGGGTCACCGCCGGGCTGCGCGAGCGCGGCGGCGACCGGGTCTTCGACACCCTGGCCGACGCCACCAGCGTGCTCGGACTGGCCCTCGGCGCCGGGCTGGCCGGCCTGCTCCCGGTGCCCGAGCTGCCCGGCCTGGCCGCCCTGCACAGCGGCGAGGACCAGCTGCGGGTGGAGGCGGCCACCATGTCGTTCCTCTCCTCCGGGGCCTACCGCAACCCGATGGTGCTGCGGATCCCGGCGCTCGCCGACCCGTACGGCCTGGGCGGTCCGCTGGCCAACGACAACTCGGTCGCCGTGCTCCGCGACGTGCCCGGGCTGGTCGTCGCGGTCCCGGCCCGGGCGCAGGACGCGGCGCCGATGCTGCGCACCTGCCTGGCCGCCGCCGAGGTGGACGGGAGCGTCTGCGTCTTCCTCGAGCCGGCCGCGCTGTATCAGACGAGGGACCTCTATCAGCAAGGCGACAACGAGTGGCTGGCGGCCTATCCGGGCCCCGACCGATGGGCCGGCGAGCACGCTCCGATCGGCCGTGCGCGGATCTACACCCTGGGCACGGCGCAGGACCTCACCATCGTCACGTACGGTGGCGGGGTGCGGATGTCCCTGCGGGTTGCGGCCCGGCTCGCCGCCGACGGGTACGGCACCCGGGTGGTCGATCTACGATGGCTCAACCCGTTACCCGTCGCTGACCTGGTGCGCGAGTCCCTGGCCACCGGCCGGGTGCTCATCGTCGACGAGACCCGTCGCTCCGGCGGCGTCGGCGAGGGCGTGCTGGCGGCGCTCGTCGACGGGGCTTTCGTCGGCTCGGCCCGCCGGGTGGCGGCCGCCGACGCACCGGTTCCACTGGGACCGGCCGCTCAGCACGTGCTGGTGGGAGAGGATGCCATCACACAGGGTGCCCAGGCACTACTGGCACGGTAA
- a CDS encoding dihydrofolate reductase family protein: protein MGKVIAVEYVTLDGVFEEPAWSGPYFNEELSGWQAENLREADALLLGRRTYEGFKSAWPHMEAETGDFGVKMNTMPKHVATTTLTSPEWNASFLSGEVADAVAKLRTEPANLLINGSATLVNYLTRHNLIDEYRIMIFPVVQGEGRKLWDDGTKIALSVRKSWQTSTGVQVVTYVPA, encoded by the coding sequence ATGGGCAAGGTCATCGCGGTCGAGTACGTGACGCTGGACGGCGTCTTCGAGGAGCCGGCCTGGAGCGGGCCCTACTTCAACGAGGAGCTGTCCGGCTGGCAGGCGGAGAACCTGCGCGAGGCGGACGCGCTGCTGCTGGGCCGGCGCACCTACGAGGGCTTCAAGTCCGCCTGGCCGCACATGGAGGCGGAGACCGGCGACTTCGGCGTGAAGATGAACACGATGCCCAAGCACGTCGCGACCACCACGCTGACCAGCCCGGAGTGGAACGCGAGCTTCCTCTCCGGCGAGGTGGCGGACGCGGTCGCCAAGCTCCGGACCGAGCCGGCGAACCTGCTGATCAACGGCAGCGCCACGCTGGTGAACTACCTGACCCGGCACAACCTGATCGACGAGTACCGGATCATGATCTTCCCGGTGGTGCAGGGCGAGGGCCGCAAGCTCTGGGACGACGGCACCAAGATCGCGCTGTCGGTCCGGAAGAGCTGGCAGACCTCGACCGGCGTCCAGGTGGTCACCTACGTGCCGGCCTAG
- a CDS encoding bifunctional DNA primase/polymerase yields the protein MQWTNRQPFVPPSLLDRLDRVRLRRAALAYAEHGWAVAPGSFLAGSRFDCGRPGCPITGCHPAVDSLAESATTEPGRMTGWWRRRPHNVLLTTGDAFDVLEVPAVLGRPAADRANGVAGPVAVTAAGRWMFLVRPGRPLRAELDLRLDVVRHGPGSWIPAPPSRMAEGPVRWAIAPGQVDWALPDPERVQELLARSASRAPRKPVVPRQLSTARRAA from the coding sequence ATGCAGTGGACCAACCGTCAGCCGTTCGTCCCACCGTCGCTTCTCGATCGACTCGACCGGGTGCGCCTGCGCCGCGCCGCACTGGCTTACGCCGAGCACGGCTGGGCGGTGGCGCCCGGATCGTTCCTCGCCGGCTCCCGGTTCGACTGCGGTCGCCCCGGGTGCCCGATCACCGGTTGCCATCCGGCCGTCGACTCCCTCGCCGAGTCGGCCACCACCGAGCCCGGCCGGATGACCGGTTGGTGGCGGCGCCGGCCGCACAACGTGCTGCTCACCACCGGCGACGCCTTCGACGTGCTGGAGGTGCCGGCCGTACTGGGTCGCCCGGCCGCCGACCGGGCGAACGGCGTGGCCGGGCCGGTCGCGGTCACCGCGGCCGGTCGATGGATGTTCCTGGTCCGGCCCGGCCGCCCGCTCCGGGCTGAGCTCGACCTGCGCCTGGACGTGGTCCGCCACGGGCCCGGATCGTGGATCCCGGCACCGCCGAGCCGGATGGCCGAGGGCCCGGTCCGCTGGGCGATCGCGCCCGGTCAGGTGGACTGGGCCCTGCCCGACCCCGAGCGGGTGCAGGAGCTGCTGGCCCGCTCGGCGAGCCGGGCGCCCCGGAAGCCGGTCGTGCCGCGTCAGCTCTCCACCGCACGCCGGGCAGCCTGA
- the aceE gene encoding pyruvate dehydrogenase (acetyl-transferring), homodimeric type: MATERKRPVISDGLPSQLPDIDPSETNEWIESLDGVIDERGAKRARYVMLRLLERARERQVGVPPLTSTDYINTITPEREPWFPGDEFVERRIRAYVRWNAAMLVHRAQRPEIGVGGHISSYASSASLYEVGMNHFFRGKDHPGGGDQIFFQGHASPGMYARAYLEGRLTTDQLDGFRQELSHPGGGLPSYPHPRLMPNFWEFPTVSMGLGPMNAIYQARYNRYLQNRGIKDTSQQHVWAFLGDGEMDEVESLGAIGVAAREELDNLTFVVNCNLQRLDGPVRGNGKVIQELESFFRGAGWNVIKVVWGREWDSLLAADTDGALVNLMNATPDGDYQTYKGESGAYVREHFFGRDPRTRKLVENMTDDEVWNLKRGGHDYRKLYAAYKAATEHTGQPTVILAKTIKGWTLGSHFEARNATHQMKKLTLPDLKSFRDRLYLDISDKQLEENPYLPPYFHPGEKSDEYQYMQERRRDLGGYVPSRRTKAKSLNIPDSATFSGIKAGSGKQKIATTMAFVRLLKDLMRDKEFGARWVPIIPDEARTFGMDSLFPTKKIYSPHGQTYTSVDRELFLSYKEATNGQILHEGINEAGSTASFIAAGTSYATHDEPMIPLYIFYSMFGFQRTADELWAAADQMTRGFLLGATAGRTTLNGEGLQHEDGHSLLIAATNPAVVAYDPAFAYEIAHIMENGLHRMYGEKQENIFYYLTIYNEPAIQPAEPAGVDVEGLLKGIYRYAEGPSTSGPKAQLLASGTGMRWALKAQELLAQDWGVSADVWSVTSWGELRRDAIEAEEHNLLHPSDQPRKPFIQQKLESTEGPSVAVSDWMRAVPDLVARWVPNGYTSLGTDGWGRSDTRHALRRHFHVDGESVTVATLRELALRGKIPAHVPGEAAKKYAIDDVNAAPVGETGGDS, translated from the coding sequence GTGGCCACGGAGCGCAAGCGCCCGGTGATCAGCGATGGCCTGCCGAGCCAGCTTCCGGACATCGACCCTTCGGAAACAAACGAATGGATCGAGTCCCTCGACGGAGTCATCGATGAACGCGGCGCCAAACGAGCCCGTTACGTGATGTTGCGCCTGCTGGAGCGCGCTCGCGAACGACAGGTGGGCGTTCCGCCACTGACGTCCACCGATTACATCAACACCATCACCCCGGAGCGCGAGCCCTGGTTCCCCGGTGACGAGTTCGTCGAGCGGCGGATCCGGGCGTACGTCCGATGGAACGCCGCCATGCTGGTGCACCGCGCGCAGCGTCCCGAGATCGGCGTCGGAGGCCACATCTCGTCGTACGCGTCCAGCGCCAGCCTGTACGAGGTCGGCATGAACCACTTCTTCCGGGGCAAGGACCACCCCGGCGGCGGTGACCAGATCTTCTTCCAGGGCCACGCCTCCCCCGGCATGTACGCCCGCGCCTACCTCGAGGGCCGGCTCACCACCGACCAGCTGGACGGCTTCCGGCAGGAGCTCAGCCACCCGGGCGGCGGACTACCGTCCTACCCGCACCCGCGGCTGATGCCGAATTTCTGGGAGTTCCCGACCGTCAGCATGGGCCTCGGCCCGATGAACGCGATCTACCAGGCGCGGTACAACCGCTACCTGCAGAACCGCGGCATCAAGGACACCAGCCAGCAGCACGTCTGGGCGTTCCTCGGCGACGGCGAGATGGACGAGGTCGAGTCGCTCGGCGCGATCGGCGTGGCCGCCCGCGAGGAGCTGGACAACCTCACCTTCGTGGTCAACTGCAACCTGCAGCGCCTCGACGGCCCGGTCCGCGGCAACGGCAAGGTGATCCAGGAGCTGGAGTCGTTCTTCCGCGGCGCCGGCTGGAACGTGATCAAGGTCGTCTGGGGCCGCGAGTGGGACTCGCTGCTCGCCGCGGACACCGACGGCGCGCTGGTCAACCTGATGAACGCGACGCCGGACGGCGACTACCAGACCTACAAGGGCGAGTCCGGGGCGTACGTCCGCGAGCACTTCTTCGGCCGGGACCCGCGCACCCGCAAGCTGGTCGAGAACATGACCGACGACGAGGTGTGGAACCTCAAGCGCGGCGGGCACGACTACCGCAAGCTGTACGCGGCGTACAAGGCGGCGACCGAGCACACCGGTCAGCCGACGGTGATCCTCGCCAAGACCATCAAGGGCTGGACGCTGGGCTCGCACTTCGAGGCCCGCAACGCCACGCACCAGATGAAGAAGCTCACCCTGCCCGACCTGAAGAGCTTCCGGGACCGGCTCTACCTCGACATCAGCGACAAGCAGCTCGAGGAGAACCCGTACCTCCCGCCGTACTTCCACCCCGGTGAGAAGTCCGACGAGTACCAGTACATGCAGGAGCGGCGCCGCGACCTGGGCGGGTACGTCCCGTCCCGGCGGACCAAGGCGAAGTCCCTGAACATCCCGGACTCGGCGACGTTCAGCGGCATCAAGGCCGGCAGCGGCAAGCAGAAGATCGCCACCACGATGGCCTTCGTCCGCCTGCTCAAGGACCTGATGCGGGACAAGGAGTTCGGCGCCCGGTGGGTGCCGATCATCCCGGACGAGGCCCGCACGTTCGGCATGGACTCGCTCTTCCCGACCAAGAAGATCTACTCGCCGCACGGCCAGACCTACACCTCCGTGGACCGGGAGCTGTTCCTGTCCTACAAGGAGGCGACGAACGGCCAGATCCTGCACGAGGGGATCAACGAGGCCGGCTCGACCGCGAGCTTCATCGCCGCCGGTACCTCGTACGCGACGCACGACGAGCCGATGATCCCGCTGTACATCTTCTACTCGATGTTCGGCTTCCAGCGGACCGCCGACGAGCTGTGGGCCGCGGCCGACCAGATGACCCGGGGCTTCCTGCTCGGCGCCACCGCCGGCCGCACCACGCTCAACGGTGAGGGTCTGCAGCACGAGGACGGGCACTCGCTGCTGATCGCGGCGACCAACCCGGCCGTGGTGGCCTACGATCCGGCGTTCGCGTACGAGATCGCGCACATCATGGAGAACGGCCTGCACCGCATGTACGGCGAGAAGCAGGAGAACATCTTCTACTACCTCACCATCTACAACGAGCCGGCGATCCAGCCCGCCGAGCCCGCCGGGGTGGACGTGGAAGGCCTGCTCAAGGGCATTTATCGGTACGCCGAGGGCCCGTCCACGAGCGGTCCGAAGGCGCAGCTGCTGGCCTCCGGCACCGGCATGCGCTGGGCGCTCAAGGCGCAGGAGCTGCTCGCCCAGGACTGGGGCGTCAGCGCCGACGTGTGGTCGGTCACCTCGTGGGGTGAGCTGCGCCGGGACGCCATCGAGGCGGAGGAGCACAACCTGCTCCACCCGAGCGACCAGCCGCGCAAGCCGTTCATCCAGCAGAAGCTGGAGAGCACCGAGGGCCCCTCGGTGGCGGTCAGCGACTGGATGCGGGCCGTGCCCGACCTGGTCGCCCGCTGGGTGCCGAACGGCTACACCTCGCTGGGCACCGACGGCTGGGGTCGCAGCGACACCCGGCACGCCCTGCGCCGCCACTTCCACGTGGACGGGGAGTCGGTGACCGTCGCCACGCTGCGCGAGCTCGCGCTGCGCGGCAAGATCCCGGCCCACGTGCCGGGCGAGGCCGCCAAGAAGTACGCGATCGACGACGTGAACGCGGCTCCGGTCGGGGAGACCGGCGGCGACAGCTGA